Proteins encoded together in one Corallococcus soli window:
- a CDS encoding serine/threonine-protein kinase, whose protein sequence is MVTDDLFAHTVLSGHGDAVSDGGGTQAPVSQPGEEVQEGTVLGNYQLERLLGEGSMGRVFQARHVRLGRQVALKVLRPEHARDSTFVQRFFQEARTVNQINHEHIVEVFDFVDESPHGHVYCVMELLRGQNLGALLKEEGLTLARVQRMGVQVCAALGAAHQVGVVHRDIKPDNLFISQRSGQPDFVKVLDFGVAKLMTTQTGVSLTGTLDGTIIGTPAYMAPEQAAGLPVDARADIYAVGNILYEMLTGHPPFQASAFGQLVVQIITQPPPPLPAHLPSGEPMPPALAALVMRCLAKEPEARPQHLAEVTTALLLLPALTVEPSAALELVEEPERPTLRMRVPGVLRDRRLQVSAALAALALVSGITTWKGLHSLRAPEAAVLQARGEAAAQGTPVAGASDAVTLTVQSSPPGAKVVRVDTGEELGLTPLTKALERRAVPAQLRVELAGYVPLERAVELKQDAAAAELTVPLVKASPGPRRAPARGPGRKGGSRDAVIDPFASH, encoded by the coding sequence ATGGTCACCGACGATCTCTTCGCGCACACAGTCCTGTCCGGCCACGGTGACGCCGTGAGCGACGGTGGTGGGACACAGGCCCCGGTGTCGCAGCCCGGAGAAGAGGTCCAGGAGGGCACGGTGCTGGGCAACTACCAGCTCGAGCGGCTCCTGGGTGAGGGCTCCATGGGGCGGGTGTTCCAGGCGCGGCATGTGCGGCTGGGCCGGCAGGTGGCGCTCAAGGTGCTGCGGCCGGAGCACGCGCGGGACAGCACCTTCGTGCAGCGCTTCTTCCAGGAGGCGCGCACCGTCAACCAGATCAACCACGAGCACATCGTGGAGGTCTTCGACTTCGTGGACGAGTCGCCCCACGGGCACGTCTACTGCGTGATGGAGCTCTTGCGCGGCCAGAACCTGGGCGCGCTCCTGAAGGAGGAGGGGCTGACGCTGGCGCGGGTGCAGCGCATGGGCGTGCAGGTGTGCGCGGCGCTGGGCGCGGCCCACCAGGTGGGTGTGGTGCACCGGGACATCAAGCCGGACAACCTCTTCATCAGCCAGCGCTCGGGGCAGCCGGACTTCGTGAAGGTGCTGGACTTCGGCGTCGCCAAGCTGATGACGACGCAGACGGGCGTGAGCCTCACCGGCACGCTGGATGGGACCATCATCGGCACGCCCGCGTACATGGCGCCGGAGCAGGCCGCGGGCCTGCCGGTGGACGCCCGCGCGGACATCTACGCGGTGGGCAACATCCTCTACGAGATGCTCACGGGCCACCCGCCCTTCCAGGCCTCGGCCTTCGGGCAGCTCGTGGTGCAGATCATCACCCAGCCGCCGCCGCCGCTGCCCGCGCACCTGCCGTCGGGTGAACCGATGCCGCCCGCGCTCGCGGCGCTGGTGATGCGCTGCCTGGCGAAGGAGCCGGAGGCGCGGCCGCAGCACCTGGCGGAGGTCACCACCGCGCTCCTGCTGCTGCCCGCCCTGACGGTGGAGCCCTCCGCCGCGCTGGAGCTGGTGGAGGAGCCGGAGCGGCCCACCCTGCGCATGCGGGTGCCGGGCGTGCTGCGCGACCGGCGGCTCCAGGTGTCGGCGGCGCTGGCGGCGCTGGCGCTGGTGTCCGGCATCACGACGTGGAAGGGGCTGCACTCCCTGCGCGCGCCGGAAGCCGCCGTCCTCCAGGCCCGCGGTGAGGCGGCCGCCCAGGGCACGCCCGTCGCGGGCGCGAGCGACGCGGTGACGCTGACGGTGCAGTCCTCTCCGCCCGGAGCGAAGGTGGTCCGCGTGGACACGGGCGAGGAGCTGGGCCTCACGCCGCTGACGAAGGCGCTGGAGCGGCGCGCGGTGCCGGCGCAGCTGCGGGTGGAGCTGGCGGGCTACGTTCCGCTGGAGCGCGCGGTGGAGCTGAAGCAGGATGCCGCCGCCGCAGAGCTGACCGTGCCGCTCGTCAAGGCGAGTCCGGGGCCGCGCCGCGCGCCAGCTCGCGGGCCGGGCCGCAAGGGAGGAAGCAGGGATGCGGTCATTGATCCGTTCGCGTCGCATTGA
- a CDS encoding tetratricopeptide repeat protein yields the protein MRSLIRSRRIDRKALSLSLALMLGTPLHGVAAEAPTVSVEDQARERFSEGNLAYDLGEFDRALKAFSEAYRLKPLPAFLFNIAQCHRQLDNPSRAAFFYRRYLALSAEEPANADVVRELVAEMDTKARIQEEQRRERERFARDRELQKARQQAALAEARASQARLAANPSGAPPSSSPSQEQNGASEALAMQVPEGAVTTQASKPWSRRWYVWAGVGAVAVLAGGAVWLATAPNPRDTTLGTVGR from the coding sequence ATGCGGTCATTGATCCGTTCGCGTCGCATTGACCGCAAGGCGCTGAGCCTCTCGCTCGCGCTCATGCTGGGGACGCCGTTGCACGGCGTGGCGGCGGAGGCGCCCACGGTCTCCGTGGAGGACCAGGCGCGCGAGCGATTCTCCGAAGGCAACCTGGCGTACGACCTGGGCGAGTTCGACCGGGCCCTGAAGGCCTTCAGCGAGGCGTACCGCCTCAAGCCGCTGCCCGCGTTCCTCTTCAACATCGCGCAGTGCCACCGGCAGCTGGACAACCCGTCGCGCGCGGCCTTCTTCTACCGTCGCTACCTGGCGCTGTCGGCGGAGGAGCCCGCGAACGCGGACGTGGTGCGCGAGCTCGTCGCGGAGATGGACACCAAGGCCCGCATCCAGGAGGAGCAGCGCCGCGAGCGCGAGCGCTTCGCCCGGGACCGCGAGCTGCAGAAGGCGCGGCAGCAGGCCGCGTTGGCGGAGGCCCGCGCCAGTCAGGCGAGGCTCGCCGCGAATCCCTCCGGGGCGCCTCCCTCCTCCTCACCCTCCCAGGAGCAGAACGGGGCCTCCGAGGCCCTGGCCATGCAGGTGCCGGAGGGCGCGGTGACGACGCAGGCCTCCAAGCCCTGGTCGCGCCGCTGGTACGTCTGGGCCGGCGTGGGCGCGGTGGCGGTGCTCGCGGGCGGCGCGGTGTGGCTCGCCACGGCGCCCAACCCCCGGGACACGACGCTCGGCACCGTGGGGCGGTAG
- a CDS encoding FHA domain-containing protein, translating into MLSLLIRQHMALKEKFSAKYPHPWLVWEAGAWNVPEEQNVSATRLPMMDLRDCLPAGDALCFELMGVAERGPLKLGRAEHNTFVVNDATVSREQLALHPTPEGRWTVERLAQSRPVTVNGEALEPEQPRALQPGDELKVGDVRLTFHDAASFNARIGRIAAQVLAQSAPPPPR; encoded by the coding sequence TTGCTCTCGTTACTGATCCGGCAGCACATGGCACTCAAGGAGAAGTTCAGCGCCAAGTACCCGCACCCCTGGTTGGTGTGGGAGGCCGGCGCGTGGAACGTCCCCGAAGAGCAGAATGTGTCCGCCACGCGGCTGCCCATGATGGACCTGCGCGACTGCCTGCCCGCGGGCGACGCGCTGTGCTTCGAGCTGATGGGGGTGGCCGAGCGCGGCCCCCTCAAGCTGGGGCGCGCCGAGCACAACACCTTCGTCGTCAACGACGCCACGGTGTCGCGCGAACAGCTGGCCCTGCACCCCACCCCCGAAGGCCGCTGGACGGTGGAGCGGCTGGCCCAGTCCCGGCCGGTGACGGTGAACGGCGAGGCGCTGGAGCCCGAGCAGCCCCGGGCGTTGCAGCCCGGCGATGAGCTGAAGGTGGGCGACGTGCGCCTCACCTTCCACGACGCCGCGTCGTTCAACGCGCGCATCGGCCGCATCGCCGCGCAGGTGCTGGCGCAGTCCGCCCCGCCGCCGCCGCGCTGA
- a CDS encoding ATP-grasp domain-containing protein gives MDIAVLTYKGLPQLFPLDAPIVPALQALGVQARAVIWDDPSVDWSRVDAAVVRNVWDSHLRRDEFLAWADRVGSVTRLFNPPDVLRWNTHKGYLKQMEAQGLPLTPTVWVAPGGTLDVEQVARERGWSAVVLKPAVAAGGLKVFIFREGTLRDASAKVAELAKEGDVMVQPYLASFETEGERSYIFFNGVFSHAVRRPPTLESAPRGFAQPHAFTPDDPAERRVAEAVLEASGGARLLYARVDVATDNAGRTRLQEVEVTEPCLFLTLDAAAPERLARALLARL, from the coding sequence TTGGACATCGCCGTCCTCACCTACAAAGGCCTGCCGCAGCTGTTCCCGTTGGATGCGCCCATCGTGCCGGCCCTGCAAGCGCTGGGGGTCCAGGCGCGGGCGGTCATCTGGGATGATCCCTCCGTGGACTGGAGCCGGGTGGACGCGGCGGTGGTGCGCAACGTCTGGGACAGCCACCTGCGCCGCGACGAGTTCCTCGCGTGGGCGGACCGGGTGGGTTCCGTCACGCGCCTGTTCAACCCGCCGGACGTGCTGCGCTGGAACACGCACAAGGGCTACCTGAAGCAGATGGAGGCCCAGGGGCTGCCGCTGACGCCCACCGTCTGGGTGGCGCCCGGCGGCACGCTGGACGTGGAGCAGGTGGCGCGCGAGCGGGGCTGGAGCGCGGTGGTGCTCAAGCCCGCGGTGGCCGCCGGCGGGCTCAAGGTCTTCATCTTCCGGGAGGGCACCCTGCGCGACGCGAGCGCGAAGGTGGCGGAGCTGGCGAAGGAGGGCGACGTGATGGTGCAGCCCTACCTCGCCTCCTTCGAGACGGAGGGCGAGCGCTCCTACATCTTCTTCAACGGCGTCTTCAGCCACGCGGTGCGCCGCCCGCCCACGCTGGAGTCCGCGCCCCGGGGCTTCGCGCAGCCGCACGCCTTCACGCCGGACGACCCGGCGGAGCGGCGGGTGGCGGAGGCGGTGCTGGAGGCCTCCGGCGGTGCCCGGCTGCTGTACGCGCGCGTGGACGTGGCCACGGACAACGCGGGGCGCACCCGGCTGCAGGAGGTGGAGGTGACGGAGCCGTGCCTGTTCCTCACCCTGGACGCGGCGGCCCCGGAGCGGCTCGCCCGGGCGCTCCTGGCCCGGCTGTAG
- a CDS encoding serine/threonine-protein kinase translates to MVTRNPSSTVSRFLEGHLRRDAQARELSVARFMSILSGICVVVAAALGPSMGWDLTLALMGLSAVLAGYYAVMWAVLRKGTFHPAIPWLNVAIEVSIPAVVLTFDLRYQGPVYALTAPTLVIWGTLVTLAGLRSNPRLGLAAGALVAAEYLTLYFGFVRPLLPETPLITLAPLFICVRAFFFVATGALTAVLARHFLERTRSALAALREQEVMGKYVLHERLGAGGMAEVYRATYSPEGGFEKQVALKRILPSFADDAAFVTMFRREAELCSSLNHPNIVQVFDLGRHGGTYFLAMEYVDGLPLSGVLKPQGRKPLPLSAATFLAAELASALDYVHRKTSPDGEPLRLVHRDINPPNILISRIGEVKLSDFGIARDAARANLTVAGSVRGKLGYMAPEQAMGRDMDGRADLFALGLTLHEALTGRRALSGHSEELLLRAAVDQDVVPPSQLNPAVPVALDVIVMSLLQKDPQRRTPNGAALRQQLLALEGPAAPFPHGQAELGRVAREAKALAVALTQDEPESFAAAKAPLVRSA, encoded by the coding sequence ATGGTTACCCGGAATCCGTCGAGCACCGTTTCCCGCTTCCTGGAAGGCCACCTGCGGCGCGATGCGCAGGCGCGGGAGCTGTCGGTCGCGCGCTTCATGAGCATCCTGTCCGGCATCTGCGTGGTGGTGGCCGCGGCGCTGGGCCCGTCCATGGGCTGGGACCTGACGCTGGCGCTGATGGGGCTGTCGGCGGTGCTGGCGGGCTACTACGCGGTGATGTGGGCGGTGCTGCGCAAGGGCACGTTCCATCCGGCCATCCCGTGGCTCAACGTGGCGATTGAAGTGAGCATCCCGGCGGTGGTGCTGACGTTCGACCTGCGCTACCAGGGCCCCGTCTACGCGCTCACGGCGCCCACGCTGGTCATCTGGGGCACGCTGGTGACGCTGGCGGGCCTGCGCAGCAACCCGCGCCTGGGGCTGGCCGCGGGCGCGCTGGTGGCGGCGGAGTACCTGACGCTCTACTTCGGCTTCGTGCGGCCGCTGCTCCCGGAGACGCCGCTCATCACGCTGGCGCCGCTGTTCATCTGCGTGCGTGCGTTCTTCTTCGTGGCCACCGGAGCGCTGACGGCGGTGCTCGCCAGGCACTTCCTGGAGCGCACCCGCAGCGCGCTGGCGGCGCTGCGCGAGCAGGAGGTGATGGGCAAGTACGTGCTGCATGAACGGCTGGGCGCGGGCGGCATGGCGGAGGTGTACCGGGCCACGTATTCGCCGGAGGGCGGCTTCGAGAAGCAGGTGGCCTTGAAGCGCATCCTGCCGTCGTTCGCGGACGACGCGGCCTTCGTGACGATGTTCCGCCGGGAGGCGGAGCTGTGCTCGTCGCTCAACCACCCCAACATCGTCCAGGTGTTCGACCTGGGCCGCCACGGCGGCACCTACTTCCTGGCGATGGAGTACGTGGACGGCCTGCCGCTCAGCGGCGTGCTCAAGCCCCAGGGCCGCAAGCCGCTGCCGCTGTCGGCCGCGACGTTCCTGGCCGCGGAGCTGGCGTCCGCGCTGGACTACGTGCACCGCAAGACGAGCCCGGACGGCGAACCGCTGCGGCTGGTGCACCGCGACATCAACCCGCCCAACATCCTCATCTCACGCATCGGTGAGGTGAAGCTGTCCGACTTCGGCATCGCGCGCGACGCGGCCCGCGCGAACCTCACGGTGGCCGGCAGCGTGCGCGGCAAGCTGGGCTACATGGCGCCCGAGCAGGCCATGGGCCGGGACATGGACGGACGGGCGGACCTGTTCGCGCTGGGGCTGACGCTGCACGAGGCCCTCACCGGCCGGCGCGCGCTGAGCGGCCATTCAGAGGAGCTGCTGCTGCGCGCGGCGGTGGATCAGGACGTCGTCCCGCCCTCGCAGCTCAACCCCGCGGTGCCAGTGGCCCTGGACGTCATCGTCATGTCGCTCCTGCAGAAGGACCCGCAGCGGCGCACGCCCAACGGCGCGGCGCTGCGCCAGCAGCTCCTGGCGCTGGAGGGCCCCGCGGCGCCCTTCCCGCATGGACAGGCGGAGCTGGGCCGGGTGGCGCGCGAGGCCAAGGCGCTGGCCGTGGCGCTGACGCAGGACGAGCCGGAGTCGTTCGCCGCCGCGAAGGCGCCCCTCGTGCGCTCGGCCTGA
- a CDS encoding amidohydrolase family protein: protein MRSSPRLLLAALGAVLLLGSACGSDDPEVPVVVCGDGKKEGNEQCDDGNKEGADGCEANCTLTPSKCGDGVKEVTEVCDDGNAVSGDGCEADCTVTPTKTTQCWAAPPAALPDGATCAVTKAGTAGTLFTGVVLTDGETFLGGQVLVDAQGVITCSACDCGQAAGAAEATQVMCPTGVISPGLINPHDHISFQGAPLPGNSAERYEHRNDWRTGNNSHTQLNNSGNAKADAILWAELRQVMSGTTSVAGAGGQKGFLRNLDTNTLTLQEGLGEGAADSDTFPLGDSGGTELVGSCAYSSFPSAEEVASRTSAYLPHVSEGIEASSLNEFRCLSSGATSVLYPRSAIIHGVGLTAREISQMAAHGTGLVWSPRTNISLYGDTAMVTAFKTLGVSVSLGTDWIRSGSMNLLRELRCADHLNTTRYAKTFTDEELWRMVTANAADAVDVYEKVGRIKPGKMADLAIFRQGAYAASPYRAVIAADPQDVVLTMRGGKPLYGDQALVDGLKGADTCDALAVCGTQKAACVQSEIGKDLAAFQGSPDTRNLYPLFACETPANEPTCEPVRSAVGTVFPIASVNGSTVYTGVASADDADADGIPAATDNCPAIFNPVRPMDDGRQADTDGDGVGDACDPCPLEAGTTACVAFRGDDDDHDGVPTWRDNCPFVANANQKDTDGDGKGDACDGCPTEAGTCTATDPSDFDYDGILAPGDNCPLVPNPDQKDTDADGVGDECDPCQVANPNGAACPVTVYDVKTTPSSGKTSLVNAKVAVDDVVVTAVDATTSKSGYWVQVANYPAGKGAENSGLFIYSDKAGVAVGDKLRVEGTLKEYFGLLEIVDATVTKHSAGNPLPAPVVVRTEAIRTGGPQAKALEGALVEVRDVFNTRLENKQREFIVDENKAGTPTATGLMVDDQAYAYPTQVLGTEYRVLRGVLTYTFSDHKLLPRGVGDMLVPLPALTAFTSGGFARVGSGNAIPQALTVSVAFASAVDITVSIASSDPAALNAVGGQVVIPAGQTSATVALQALAPSAAVTLTATLGTSTQTTTLRVLGTNEAASITNLTPQTQGVAPGGTARFTVTFDRPAPAGTTLGLTVSPASFGTFANATVAADAMTATFDFTVDDASTGAGTVTVTHGTDTLNATVNVITDVPRLVSLSPSSATVNAGGQQMYTVTLESAPTSPVQVLLSLAVPTGTPFGALSDTSVTVNPGETTATVTFTAAAEGEGTGSVSASLNGITRTGALTVLPPPSKLSSITPDVVTVNATKTQVFTVTLDRKAPAGGVVVDVVLAPSGVGELSSATVTVPEAQTTGTVTFTAGIAEGSTQLNASYAGVTKSAAITVSVVADVGHVVISEVCGGTTAGATDEFVELYNPTSQDVNIGGWKVQYRSATGDTYSGSFTLKADAIIKAHGYYLIGGAGFSDPNVTADETSGINSSASMTAGGHFRIGTGAMGTGATDANIVDLMGYGTGKAPEGTAAPAHPASGGSLERKAKATSTSATMGEGGADAALGNGYDTDDNSTDFVTRAVRQPQSSKSPTERP, encoded by the coding sequence ATGCGCAGCTCCCCCCGCTTATTGCTGGCCGCCCTGGGCGCGGTCCTCCTTCTAGGCAGTGCCTGCGGATCCGATGATCCCGAAGTGCCCGTGGTGGTGTGTGGCGATGGCAAGAAGGAGGGCAACGAGCAGTGCGACGACGGCAACAAGGAGGGTGCGGACGGGTGCGAAGCCAACTGCACGCTGACCCCGTCGAAGTGCGGCGACGGCGTGAAGGAGGTCACGGAGGTCTGTGACGACGGCAACGCGGTGAGCGGCGACGGATGCGAGGCGGACTGTACCGTCACGCCCACCAAGACGACGCAGTGTTGGGCCGCGCCTCCCGCGGCGCTTCCGGACGGCGCGACGTGCGCGGTGACGAAGGCGGGCACGGCGGGCACGCTGTTCACCGGCGTGGTGCTCACGGACGGTGAGACGTTCCTGGGCGGCCAGGTGCTGGTGGATGCCCAAGGCGTCATCACCTGCTCCGCGTGCGACTGCGGGCAGGCGGCCGGAGCCGCTGAAGCGACGCAGGTGATGTGCCCCACGGGCGTCATCTCCCCGGGCCTCATCAACCCGCACGACCACATCAGCTTCCAGGGCGCGCCCCTGCCGGGCAACAGCGCGGAGCGCTACGAGCACCGCAATGACTGGCGCACGGGCAACAACAGCCACACCCAGCTCAACAACTCGGGCAACGCCAAGGCGGACGCCATCCTCTGGGCGGAGTTGCGCCAGGTGATGTCGGGCACCACCTCCGTCGCGGGCGCGGGTGGTCAGAAGGGGTTCTTGCGCAACCTGGACACCAACACCCTCACCCTGCAGGAGGGCCTGGGCGAAGGCGCCGCGGACTCGGACACCTTCCCCCTGGGGGACAGCGGCGGCACGGAGCTGGTGGGCAGCTGCGCCTACAGCTCCTTCCCGTCCGCGGAGGAGGTCGCGTCGCGCACGTCCGCGTACCTGCCGCACGTCTCGGAGGGCATCGAGGCCTCGTCACTCAATGAGTTCCGCTGTCTGTCGTCGGGGGCGACCAGCGTGCTGTATCCGCGCTCGGCCATCATCCACGGCGTGGGTCTCACCGCCCGGGAGATTTCGCAGATGGCCGCGCACGGCACCGGGCTGGTCTGGTCGCCGCGCACCAACATCTCGCTGTACGGCGACACGGCCATGGTGACGGCGTTCAAGACGCTGGGGGTGTCCGTCTCCCTGGGCACGGACTGGATCCGCTCCGGCTCCATGAACCTGCTGCGCGAGCTGCGCTGCGCGGACCACCTCAACACCACCCGCTACGCGAAGACCTTCACCGACGAGGAGCTGTGGCGCATGGTGACGGCCAACGCGGCGGACGCGGTGGACGTCTATGAGAAGGTGGGCCGCATCAAGCCGGGCAAGATGGCGGACCTGGCCATCTTCCGTCAGGGCGCCTACGCCGCCTCTCCGTACCGCGCGGTCATCGCCGCGGATCCGCAGGACGTGGTGCTGACGATGCGCGGTGGCAAGCCGCTCTACGGCGACCAGGCCCTGGTGGACGGCCTCAAGGGCGCGGACACCTGTGACGCGCTGGCCGTGTGCGGCACGCAGAAGGCCGCGTGCGTGCAGTCGGAGATTGGCAAGGACCTGGCGGCGTTCCAGGGCTCCCCGGACACCCGCAACCTCTACCCGCTGTTCGCCTGTGAGACGCCCGCCAACGAGCCGACGTGCGAGCCGGTGCGCAGCGCGGTGGGCACCGTCTTCCCCATCGCCTCGGTCAACGGCTCCACCGTCTACACGGGCGTGGCGAGCGCGGACGACGCGGACGCGGACGGCATCCCGGCCGCCACGGACAACTGCCCGGCCATCTTCAACCCCGTGCGTCCCATGGACGACGGGCGGCAGGCGGACACGGACGGCGACGGCGTGGGTGATGCGTGCGACCCGTGCCCCCTGGAGGCTGGCACCACCGCGTGCGTGGCCTTCCGCGGCGATGACGACGACCACGACGGCGTGCCGACGTGGCGTGACAACTGCCCGTTCGTGGCCAACGCGAACCAGAAGGACACCGACGGCGACGGCAAGGGCGACGCATGCGACGGCTGCCCCACGGAGGCCGGGACGTGCACGGCCACCGACCCCTCGGACTTCGACTACGACGGCATCCTCGCCCCGGGCGACAACTGCCCGCTCGTGCCGAACCCGGACCAGAAGGACACCGACGCCGACGGCGTGGGCGACGAGTGCGACCCGTGCCAGGTGGCGAACCCGAACGGCGCCGCGTGCCCCGTCACCGTCTACGACGTGAAGACGACGCCCAGCTCCGGCAAGACGTCGCTCGTGAACGCCAAGGTGGCGGTGGACGACGTGGTGGTGACCGCCGTGGATGCGACGACGTCGAAGAGTGGCTACTGGGTGCAGGTGGCGAACTATCCGGCGGGCAAGGGCGCGGAGAACTCCGGGCTCTTCATCTACTCGGACAAGGCCGGCGTGGCGGTGGGCGACAAGCTGCGCGTGGAAGGCACGCTGAAGGAGTACTTCGGCCTGTTGGAGATCGTCGACGCGACGGTGACGAAGCACAGCGCTGGCAACCCGCTGCCCGCGCCGGTGGTGGTGCGCACGGAGGCCATCCGCACCGGCGGTCCCCAGGCGAAGGCCCTGGAGGGCGCGCTGGTGGAGGTGCGCGACGTGTTCAACACCCGGCTGGAGAACAAGCAGCGCGAGTTCATCGTCGATGAGAACAAGGCCGGGACTCCGACGGCCACGGGCCTGATGGTGGACGACCAGGCCTACGCCTACCCGACGCAGGTCCTGGGCACCGAGTACCGCGTGCTGCGCGGCGTGCTGACGTACACCTTCAGCGACCACAAGCTGCTGCCCCGGGGCGTGGGCGACATGCTCGTGCCGCTGCCGGCGCTGACGGCCTTCACGTCCGGTGGCTTCGCGCGCGTGGGGAGCGGCAACGCCATTCCCCAGGCGCTCACGGTGTCGGTCGCGTTCGCCTCCGCGGTGGACATCACCGTGTCCATCGCCTCCAGTGACCCGGCGGCGCTCAACGCGGTGGGTGGACAGGTCGTCATCCCCGCCGGACAGACGAGCGCCACGGTGGCGCTGCAGGCGCTGGCGCCCTCGGCGGCGGTGACCCTCACCGCGACGCTGGGCACGTCCACCCAGACGACCACGCTGCGCGTGCTGGGCACGAACGAGGCCGCGTCCATCACGAACCTCACGCCGCAGACGCAAGGGGTGGCTCCGGGCGGGACGGCGCGCTTCACGGTGACGTTCGACCGGCCCGCGCCGGCCGGCACGACGCTGGGGTTGACGGTGTCGCCCGCGAGCTTCGGCACCTTCGCCAACGCGACGGTGGCCGCCGACGCGATGACGGCCACCTTCGACTTCACCGTGGACGACGCCAGCACCGGCGCCGGCACGGTGACGGTGACCCATGGCACCGACACCCTGAACGCCACCGTGAACGTCATCACGGACGTGCCCCGGCTGGTGTCGCTCTCCCCGTCCTCCGCCACGGTGAACGCGGGCGGGCAGCAGATGTACACGGTGACGCTGGAGTCCGCTCCCACGTCCCCCGTGCAGGTGCTGCTGTCGCTGGCGGTGCCCACGGGCACGCCCTTCGGCGCGCTGTCCGACACGTCGGTGACGGTGAACCCCGGTGAGACGACGGCGACGGTGACGTTCACCGCGGCGGCGGAAGGGGAGGGCACGGGCTCCGTGTCCGCCTCGCTCAACGGCATCACGCGCACGGGCGCGTTGACCGTGCTGCCCCCGCCTTCGAAGCTCTCCAGCATCACGCCGGACGTGGTGACGGTGAACGCGACCAAGACGCAGGTGTTCACCGTGACGCTGGACCGCAAGGCCCCGGCGGGCGGTGTGGTGGTGGACGTGGTGCTCGCGCCCTCGGGCGTGGGTGAGCTGTCGTCCGCGACGGTGACGGTGCCGGAGGCCCAGACGACGGGCACGGTGACGTTCACGGCCGGGATCGCGGAGGGCAGCACCCAGCTCAACGCCTCCTACGCGGGCGTGACGAAGTCCGCGGCCATCACCGTGAGCGTCGTCGCTGACGTGGGCCACGTGGTCATCAGCGAGGTCTGCGGTGGCACGACGGCGGGGGCGACCGACGAGTTCGTGGAGCTCTACAACCCCACCAGCCAGGACGTGAACATCGGCGGGTGGAAGGTCCAGTACCGCTCCGCCACGGGTGACACCTACTCCGGGTCGTTCACCCTGAAGGCGGATGCCATCATCAAGGCGCATGGCTACTACCTGATTGGCGGTGCCGGCTTCTCCGACCCCAACGTGACCGCGGACGAGACGTCCGGCATCAACTCGTCGGCCAGCATGACGGCGGGTGGCCACTTCCGCATCGGCACGGGCGCCATGGGTACCGGGGCCACGGATGCGAACATCGTGGACCTGATGGGCTACGGCACGGGCAAGGCTCCTGAGGGCACGGCCGCTCCGGCGCACCCCGCGTCCGGCGGCAGCCTTGAGCGCAAGGCCAAGGCCACCTCCACCTCCGCGACGATGGGCGAAGGGGGCGCGGACGCGGCCCTGGGCAATGGCTACGACACGGACGACAACTCCACGGACTTCGTGACCCGCGCCGTGCGCCAGCCGCAGAGCTCGAAGAGCCCGACCGAACGGCCGTAG
- a CDS encoding TetR/AcrR family transcriptional regulator — translation MSKEPAKREIKQERAARTRVEILEAAITLFARRGYLSTTMSDLAKAIRMTPGALYWHFPTKEDLLLAAIEELHSRYRAEFLPLLTERRILTGREQLVFVVSRTSQFLRYHREYGIFFGMLSAESADSNDRVAELLREKISLYVEVLAGMIRYGQKRQEFRAEVDPLHMAHTMMGGYLGILLHHNLFRAIVNYDPLMASLDQILSGGLHVRGPLG, via the coding sequence ATGAGCAAGGAACCAGCGAAGCGCGAAATCAAGCAGGAACGGGCGGCGCGGACGCGGGTCGAAATCCTGGAGGCCGCCATCACCCTGTTCGCCCGGCGGGGTTACCTGTCCACGACGATGTCGGACCTGGCGAAGGCCATCCGGATGACGCCCGGCGCGCTGTACTGGCACTTCCCCACCAAGGAAGACCTGCTGCTGGCGGCCATCGAGGAGCTGCACTCGCGCTACCGGGCGGAGTTCCTGCCCCTGCTCACCGAGCGCCGGATCCTGACCGGCCGGGAGCAGCTGGTGTTCGTCGTCTCGCGCACCTCGCAGTTCCTTCGCTACCACCGCGAGTACGGCATCTTCTTCGGGATGCTGTCCGCGGAGTCGGCGGACTCCAACGATCGCGTGGCGGAGCTGCTGCGCGAGAAGATCTCCCTCTACGTGGAGGTGCTGGCGGGGATGATCCGCTACGGCCAGAAGCGGCAGGAGTTCCGCGCGGAGGTGGATCCGCTGCACATGGCCCACACCATGATGGGCGGCTACCTGGGCATCCTGCTGCACCACAACCTGTTCCGCGCCATCGTGAACTACGACCCGCTGATGGCGTCGTTGGATCAGATCCTCTCCGGCGGCCTGCACGTCCGCGGCCCGCTGGGCTGA